One region of Haloprofundus salilacus genomic DNA includes:
- a CDS encoding helix-turn-helix transcriptional regulator, whose protein sequence is MTDPLEEIEFLARSQNRIHVLDALASGPRTRRELESDIGASQPTLARILRDFEERHWVERRGTQYEATPSGAFVASSFTDLLANVETEVRLREVVQWLPIAHLDVSFEQFADARITRPTQTTPSGPLKRALELSANADRQLIVSYVLNHEMLETLHGAAVEGTQSLRGVLTRETVELLRRDPTSWRRFRELLDSENVDLRLADESIPFAMGIADETVYFFLRDDEGLLRALLESTDDDVREWAVRTVDEYWDRGVDVDPSNFES, encoded by the coding sequence ATGACGGACCCGCTCGAGGAAATCGAGTTCCTCGCGCGCTCGCAGAACCGAATCCACGTGCTCGACGCGCTAGCGAGCGGGCCGCGCACGCGACGCGAGTTAGAATCGGATATCGGCGCTTCACAACCTACCCTCGCACGGATTCTACGCGATTTCGAAGAGCGACACTGGGTCGAACGGCGGGGGACGCAGTACGAAGCGACGCCGTCAGGCGCGTTCGTCGCTTCGAGCTTTACGGACCTGCTGGCGAACGTCGAGACGGAGGTTCGGCTTCGAGAGGTAGTTCAGTGGCTTCCGATAGCACACCTCGACGTCTCATTCGAGCAGTTTGCCGATGCGCGCATCACGCGGCCGACGCAGACAACGCCGAGCGGACCGTTGAAGCGAGCGTTGGAACTCTCGGCGAACGCCGACCGCCAGCTCATCGTCTCGTACGTGCTCAACCATGAGATGCTCGAGACGCTTCACGGAGCGGCCGTTGAGGGGACGCAGTCCCTCCGCGGGGTACTCACGCGCGAGACGGTAGAGCTGCTCCGTCGCGACCCCACCTCGTGGCGGCGGTTCCGCGAGCTGCTCGACTCCGAGAACGTCGACCTTCGCCTCGCCGACGAATCGATTCCGTTCGCCATGGGTATCGCCGACGAGACGGTCTACTTCTTCCTCCGAGACGACGAGGGGTTGTTGCGAGCGCTGCTGGAGTCTACCGACGACGACGTTCGAGAGTGGGCCGTCCGGACGGTCGACGAGTATTGGGACCGCGGTGTCGACGTCGACCCATCTAATTTCGAGTCGTGA
- a CDS encoding undecaprenyl-diphosphate phosphatase, producing the protein MDRDLLVALVVGVVQGVFEWLPISSEGNIALALTAVGSDPSQAVAFALFLHVGTAASATAYYRDELRVVLADLPRWRPNSAFSETPTLSFLGVATLVSGVVGVSAYLLLVEAASALTGGVFVALVGALLVATGVLQRVASGFEFAGRDAPNLVDAVLVGSLQGLAILPGVSRSGVTASALLFRGHDGPESFRLSFLLSIPAALGGGLIAVLDDGLADVTLAEASVALLAAAVVGYLSIDALMRVVRRVSFWAVCVGLGSLALVGGLLVTL; encoded by the coding sequence ATGGACCGTGACCTCCTCGTCGCGCTCGTCGTCGGCGTCGTGCAGGGCGTCTTCGAGTGGCTTCCGATTTCCAGCGAGGGTAACATCGCGCTCGCGCTCACCGCCGTCGGAAGCGACCCCTCCCAGGCCGTCGCGTTCGCTCTGTTTCTGCACGTCGGCACCGCCGCCTCCGCGACGGCGTACTACCGAGACGAACTGCGGGTGGTGCTCGCGGACCTCCCGCGGTGGCGACCGAACTCGGCGTTCTCGGAGACGCCGACGCTGTCGTTTCTCGGCGTCGCGACGCTTGTCTCCGGCGTCGTCGGCGTCAGCGCGTATCTCCTGTTGGTTGAGGCGGCGTCGGCGCTGACCGGCGGCGTGTTCGTCGCGCTCGTCGGCGCGCTGCTCGTCGCCACCGGCGTCCTCCAGCGCGTCGCCTCCGGATTCGAGTTCGCCGGGCGAGACGCGCCGAACCTCGTCGACGCCGTGCTCGTCGGCAGCTTGCAGGGACTGGCGATTCTGCCGGGCGTCTCGCGATCGGGCGTCACCGCGAGCGCGCTGTTGTTCCGCGGCCACGACGGCCCCGAGTCGTTCCGCCTCTCGTTTCTGCTCTCGATTCCGGCGGCGCTCGGCGGCGGTCTCATCGCCGTGCTTGACGACGGACTGGCCGACGTGACGCTCGCGGAGGCAAGCGTCGCGCTCCTCGCCGCGGCCGTCGTCGGCTACCTCTCCATCGACGCCCTGATGCGGGTCGTCCGCCGCGTTTCCTTCTGGGCGGTCTGCGTCGGTTTGGGGTCGCTCGCGCTCGTCGGCGGACTCCTCGTCACGCTCTGA
- a CDS encoding ribbon-helix-helix domain-containing protein — protein sequence MSRVEVTLPDDLSDRIDRLVEQGEFLNRQKAMEELLSMGVSTYDTTDEPGQELDDGLFNQKVEEQQDPALRDNVEGDDPPY from the coding sequence ATGTCCAGAGTTGAGGTGACGCTGCCAGACGATCTGTCCGACCGTATCGACCGCCTCGTCGAGCAAGGCGAGTTCCTAAACCGACAGAAGGCGATGGAGGAGCTGCTATCGATGGGCGTTTCGACGTACGATACGACAGACGAACCGGGACAGGAGTTGGACGACGGGTTGTTCAACCAGAAAGTCGAGGAGCAGCAGGACCCGGCGTTACGCGACAACGTCGAGGGCGACGACCCGCCCTACTAG
- a CDS encoding universal stress protein, producing MAVHSAFTDESTTISEQEYEHEFNGLTSTADEDGLFEHILVAVDDKTNETVSGVALSLAAAYDAQVDALSVVRMNASVDHWDMVVERREDGAEAALDAVGDVAAERDVSVTKRLRYGTPAEEIEQYAEHNDVDLIVVGEPNRTGLRRFLSPKSVADRVRKSTSIPVLTV from the coding sequence ATGGCAGTACACTCGGCGTTCACGGACGAGTCAACCACCATCAGCGAGCAGGAATACGAACATGAGTTCAATGGGCTGACGAGCACCGCTGACGAGGACGGTCTCTTCGAGCACATCCTCGTCGCAGTAGACGACAAGACGAACGAGACGGTGAGCGGGGTTGCGCTCTCGTTGGCCGCCGCGTACGACGCGCAGGTCGACGCGCTGTCGGTCGTACGGATGAACGCCTCGGTCGATCACTGGGACATGGTGGTCGAACGGCGCGAAGACGGTGCGGAAGCGGCGCTCGACGCGGTCGGGGACGTCGCCGCCGAACGCGACGTGTCGGTTACGAAGCGCCTCCGCTACGGCACGCCGGCCGAGGAGATCGAACAGTACGCTGAGCACAACGACGTCGACCTCATCGTCGTCGGCGAACCGAACCGGACCGGTCTCCGACGCTTCCTCTCCCCGAAGAGCGTCGCCGACCGCGTCCGCAAGTCGACGTCGATTCCGGTGCTTACGGTCTAA
- a CDS encoding helix-turn-helix domain-containing protein, translating to MMKPTREAGQDRQFGYYSGGSLENVITDAVSHPRRRRVLAHLLEQRRPVLLEDLAAEVAEMEYDSPTEEETEEVLTSLYHFHIPKLAAANIVEHEGEGKWSSVEIVGDAMPLRVSLEATLDEKITEYYTT from the coding sequence ATGATGAAACCCACCCGAGAGGCGGGTCAGGACCGTCAGTTCGGGTATTACTCCGGCGGCTCACTCGAAAACGTCATCACCGATGCAGTGAGTCACCCGCGGCGACGGCGCGTTCTCGCACACCTCCTCGAACAGCGGCGACCCGTCCTCCTCGAGGACCTCGCCGCGGAGGTGGCGGAGATGGAGTACGACTCTCCGACCGAGGAGGAGACCGAGGAAGTACTCACGAGTCTGTATCACTTCCATATCCCGAAACTCGCGGCCGCCAACATCGTCGAACACGAAGGCGAAGGAAAGTGGAGCTCCGTCGAAATCGTCGGCGACGCCATGCCGCTCAGAGTGAGTCTCGAGGCGACGCTGGACGAAAAGATCACCGAGTACTACACGACGTGA
- a CDS encoding CPBP family intramembrane glutamic endopeptidase, producing MSTANRSLASAVTTVISGTALGVFGLAFGTLLAVVVVLGLLLSGLVEFSPVLVLVVGLITTQGVGCFLTAVGYARYRHRVGAALAKIVGHRAWLPTRRFRIPVHVPSVRDLLLVVGGYVAAFVLIGTVGYAISIAGVEGASNTSAEVGLENPALLLWLVPGSILLIGPGEEILFRGVVQGRFRERFGPGTAIALASLVFASIHYTALSGAASARFVTIGLLLIPAVIFGVIYEISENIVVPALVHGLYNATLFSLLYVTTLVAAP from the coding sequence GTGAGTACCGCTAACCGTTCGCTCGCCTCGGCGGTGACCACAGTCATCAGCGGCACCGCGTTAGGAGTGTTCGGCCTCGCGTTCGGGACGCTCCTCGCCGTCGTCGTCGTCCTCGGGCTTCTCCTCTCGGGGCTGGTCGAGTTCTCGCCGGTGCTCGTCCTGGTTGTCGGATTGATCACGACGCAGGGAGTCGGCTGTTTCCTCACCGCGGTCGGCTACGCGCGCTATCGTCACCGAGTCGGAGCGGCCCTCGCGAAAATCGTCGGCCATCGAGCGTGGCTCCCGACGCGTCGCTTCCGAATCCCCGTCCACGTCCCGTCAGTTCGCGACCTGCTGTTGGTGGTCGGCGGATACGTGGCCGCGTTCGTTCTAATCGGGACCGTCGGCTACGCGATCTCTATCGCCGGCGTCGAAGGCGCGTCGAACACCAGCGCGGAGGTCGGGCTGGAGAACCCCGCACTCCTGCTGTGGCTCGTCCCCGGTTCGATTCTCCTCATCGGTCCGGGCGAGGAGATTCTCTTTCGCGGTGTTGTCCAAGGCCGGTTTCGCGAGCGCTTCGGTCCCGGTACCGCTATCGCGCTCGCGAGCCTCGTCTTCGCCTCGATTCACTACACCGCGCTCTCTGGCGCCGCGAGCGCACGGTTCGTCACGATCGGGTTGCTGCTCATTCCTGCGGTAATCTTCGGCGTCATCTACGAGATCTCGGAGAACATCGTCGTTCCGGCGCTCGTACACGGACTGTACAACGCGACGCTGTTCAGTCTCCTGTACGTGACCACGCTCGTCGCTGCGCCGTAG
- a CDS encoding tubulin/FtsZ family protein codes for MKLVVVGIGRAGGRIAESLTAYNARQSSTFVVGSFAFDTTQADLDALTRIPEAHRVLYGQLEVGGQGVDGDRELGKTLAVENRRELLRSLDDVPTSQADAILVAAGLGGGTGSAATRVLAEELRRTHDLPIYGVGALPSADEPATAARNAADSLRALRSALDNLLLFDNEAWTVSGEFLEDACDRANAELARRLGVLFGAGEVDADDTVAASVVDASEIINTLRGGDVSTIGYSSTAVETADTSSGFVSRLLGNSEPEPVEATAAIRVLETGFRKAVRRKLTAPCSLDGTERVLVVVSGPPEWLNRRGIERGRQYVESETGCLELRGGDYPRPDSDRVEIDVLFSGVSDVPQIEALERAALESEHLGNSE; via the coding sequence ATGAAATTGGTCGTCGTCGGAATCGGGCGAGCGGGCGGGCGAATCGCCGAATCGTTGACCGCGTACAACGCGCGGCAGTCGTCGACGTTCGTCGTCGGGTCGTTCGCGTTCGACACGACGCAGGCGGACCTCGACGCGCTCACGCGGATTCCGGAGGCTCACCGCGTACTCTACGGTCAACTCGAAGTCGGCGGTCAGGGAGTGGACGGGGACCGCGAACTCGGGAAGACGCTCGCGGTGGAGAATCGTCGCGAACTGCTGCGTTCGCTCGACGACGTTCCGACCTCGCAGGCGGACGCGATTCTCGTCGCGGCGGGACTCGGCGGCGGGACGGGAAGCGCGGCGACTCGCGTCCTTGCGGAGGAACTCCGGCGGACGCACGACCTCCCGATTTACGGAGTCGGGGCGCTTCCGAGCGCCGACGAACCTGCCACCGCCGCTCGAAACGCCGCCGACTCACTTCGAGCGCTCAGGTCGGCGCTGGACAACCTCCTCCTGTTCGACAACGAGGCGTGGACGGTCTCCGGAGAGTTTCTCGAAGACGCGTGCGACCGCGCGAACGCCGAACTCGCGCGACGGCTCGGCGTTCTCTTCGGCGCGGGCGAGGTCGACGCGGACGACACCGTCGCTGCCAGCGTCGTCGACGCGAGCGAGATCATCAACACGCTCCGTGGCGGCGACGTTTCGACGATCGGCTACTCGAGTACGGCCGTCGAAACCGCCGACACGAGTTCGGGGTTCGTCTCACGGCTCCTGGGGAACTCGGAGCCGGAACCGGTCGAGGCGACCGCGGCGATCAGGGTGCTGGAGACCGGCTTTCGGAAAGCGGTTCGTCGAAAACTCACCGCCCCCTGCTCGCTCGACGGCACGGAGCGCGTGCTCGTCGTGGTGAGCGGTCCGCCCGAGTGGCTCAACCGTCGCGGAATCGAACGCGGTCGACAGTACGTCGAGAGCGAGACCGGCTGTCTGGAGCTCCGAGGAGGTGATTATCCTCGGCCGGACTCAGACCGCGTCGAGATAGACGTCCTCTTCTCCGGTGTTTCGGACGTCCCTCAAATCGAGGCACTCGAGCGAGCTGCGCTCGAATCGGAGCATTTGGGGAATTCCGAGTAG
- the glmU gene encoding bifunctional sugar-1-phosphate nucleotidylyltransferase/acetyltransferase: MQTLVLAAGQGTRMRPLTESRPKPMLPVADRPLVAHTADAAVAAGASKLVFIVGYEADEVREYFGAEYAGVPVEFAVQEEQRGTADAVRAGAEYLEPGPFAVLNGDALYDHPSLEALYDDGPAVGSYRVDNPSEYGVLDIREGFVHGVIEKPENPPSDRINTGAYIFPAAAQNWLDVETSERGELELTDVLARACEEADVTDVPFERWLDVGRPWELLAANEWKVGELERDIRGEVHGGADLRGDVVVEDGAEVDAGVVVEGPALIRSGASVGPNAYVRGATVVGEGAKIGHAVEVKNSVFMEGATVGHLSYVGDSVLGRDVNFGAGTKVANLRHDGEPVKLTVKGERISTGRRKLGVVCGDEAKTGINSSLNAGVVLSEGAATKPGESVTRDR, from the coding sequence ATGCAAACGCTCGTGCTCGCCGCCGGGCAGGGGACGCGGATGCGCCCCCTCACGGAGAGCCGTCCAAAGCCCATGCTGCCCGTCGCCGACCGACCGCTCGTCGCCCACACGGCGGACGCCGCCGTCGCCGCCGGGGCGTCCAAACTCGTTTTCATCGTCGGCTACGAGGCCGACGAAGTGAGAGAGTACTTCGGCGCGGAGTACGCCGGAGTTCCTGTCGAGTTCGCCGTTCAGGAGGAACAGCGCGGCACCGCCGACGCGGTTCGCGCCGGCGCCGAGTATCTCGAACCCGGGCCGTTCGCCGTGCTCAACGGCGACGCTCTCTACGACCACCCGTCGCTTGAAGCGCTGTACGACGACGGTCCCGCGGTTGGGTCGTACCGCGTCGACAACCCCAGTGAGTACGGCGTCCTCGACATCCGCGAGGGCTTCGTCCACGGCGTCATCGAGAAACCCGAGAACCCGCCGTCGGACCGCATCAACACCGGCGCGTACATCTTCCCGGCGGCGGCGCAGAACTGGCTCGACGTTGAGACGAGCGAGCGCGGCGAACTCGAACTCACGGACGTGCTGGCCCGCGCCTGCGAGGAAGCCGACGTCACCGACGTGCCGTTCGAGCGCTGGCTCGACGTGGGTCGCCCGTGGGAGCTGCTCGCAGCCAACGAGTGGAAAGTCGGCGAACTGGAGCGCGACATCCGCGGCGAGGTCCACGGTGGGGCCGACCTCCGCGGCGACGTGGTCGTCGAGGACGGTGCGGAAGTCGATGCGGGCGTCGTCGTCGAAGGCCCGGCGCTGATTCGCTCGGGCGCGTCGGTCGGCCCGAACGCGTACGTCCGCGGGGCGACCGTCGTCGGCGAAGGCGCGAAGATCGGCCACGCGGTCGAAGTGAAAAACAGCGTGTTCATGGAGGGAGCGACGGTCGGCCACCTCTCGTACGTCGGCGACAGCGTCCTCGGCCGCGACGTGAACTTCGGGGCCGGAACCAAGGTCGCGAACCTCCGCCACGACGGCGAACCCGTGAAGCTCACCGTCAAGGGAGAGCGCATCTCCACCGGTCGGCGGAAACTCGGCGTCGTCTGCGGCGACGAGGCGAAGACGGGCATCAACTCCAGTCTCAACGCGGGCGTCGTCCTCTCGGAGGGCGCGGCGACGAAACCGGGGGAGTCGGTCACGCGCGACCGATAG
- a CDS encoding phosphoribosylglycinamide synthetase C domain-containing protein produces the protein MNPKHFLFVSADAALITDLAWQVEKEGHHVKLYIEAESDREIGDGFVPKTDDWRAQVEWADVIVFDDIWVGSDIGTGAFAQELREQGKAVVGGTPNTDRLEEDRGFAMDVLEEHGVDTIEDRVFHDFDDAIEFVKRNPASYVIKPLGEVQNVKRLLYVGNEDDGSDVIDVLQAYKKAWGHRMKGFQLQRKVDGVEVAVCGFFDGERFVDQVNINFEHKKLFPGNIGPSTGEMGTSMFWCGRNELFEATLGKLEEWLAAEGYVGSIDLNCIVNDRGINPLEFTPRFGYPTITLQQESFESPTGQFFYELAHGENPTLDVHRGYQIGVRVVLPPFPFTDETAYQENSRNAAVVFKTDDREGIHIEDAKNVDGQWRVAGENGMPLVVTGKGETMQDAREQAYTRIDDIVIPNMYYRDDIGERWIDGDGDRLQAWGYLGPNDE, from the coding sequence GTGAACCCCAAACACTTTCTTTTCGTTTCTGCCGACGCCGCACTGATTACGGACCTCGCGTGGCAGGTCGAGAAGGAAGGCCACCACGTGAAGCTCTATATCGAGGCCGAAAGCGACCGGGAGATCGGAGACGGGTTTGTCCCGAAAACCGACGACTGGAGAGCGCAGGTCGAGTGGGCCGACGTAATCGTCTTCGACGATATCTGGGTCGGCTCCGATATCGGCACTGGCGCGTTCGCTCAGGAACTCCGCGAGCAAGGGAAGGCTGTAGTTGGTGGGACGCCGAATACTGATCGTCTCGAAGAAGACCGCGGCTTCGCGATGGACGTACTGGAAGAACACGGCGTAGACACCATCGAAGATCGGGTGTTTCACGACTTCGACGACGCGATTGAGTTCGTAAAACGGAATCCCGCATCGTACGTTATCAAACCGCTTGGGGAAGTTCAGAACGTCAAGCGACTTCTCTACGTTGGAAACGAGGACGACGGAAGCGACGTGATCGATGTCCTCCAAGCGTACAAGAAGGCGTGGGGACACCGCATGAAGGGCTTTCAGCTTCAGCGAAAGGTCGACGGCGTCGAGGTCGCCGTCTGCGGGTTCTTCGACGGCGAGAGGTTCGTAGACCAGGTGAACATCAATTTCGAGCACAAGAAGCTATTCCCCGGAAACATCGGTCCCTCGACGGGTGAAATGGGAACCTCGATGTTCTGGTGCGGGCGCAACGAACTGTTCGAGGCTACGCTCGGAAAACTGGAAGAGTGGTTAGCAGCGGAGGGGTACGTCGGAAGTATCGACCTGAACTGTATCGTCAACGATCGAGGAATCAACCCTCTCGAGTTCACCCCGAGATTCGGCTATCCGACGATCACGTTGCAGCAGGAGTCCTTCGAGTCGCCTACCGGACAGTTCTTCTACGAGCTCGCCCACGGCGAGAATCCAACTCTCGACGTCCACCGGGGATACCAGATCGGTGTTCGCGTCGTCTTGCCGCCGTTCCCATTCACCGACGAGACGGCGTATCAGGAGAACTCGCGCAACGCCGCGGTAGTCTTCAAGACCGACGATCGTGAGGGCATCCACATCGAAGATGCGAAGAACGTCGACGGGCAGTGGCGCGTCGCTGGAGAGAACGGGATGCCGCTGGTCGTCACTGGAAAAGGAGAAACCATGCAAGACGCGAGAGAGCAAGCGTACACCCGAATCGACGACATCGTCATACCCAACATGTACTACCGAGACGATATCGGCGAGCGATGGATCGATGGCGACGGCGACCGGCTTCAGGCGTGGGGATATCTCGGGCCGAACGACGAGTGA
- the glmS gene encoding glutamine--fructose-6-phosphate transaminase (isomerizing) produces MCGIIGCVGRGDETLDVLVEGLSKLEYRGYDSAGVALSDGDIDMNVVKRAGELDALREALSERSVRGRVGIGHTRWSTHGPPTDENAHPHTDCTGAVAVVHNGIIENYDDLREELEAEGHEFQSDTDTEVVPHLVEAGIAAGESPEAAFHAAVDRLSGSFALVCVVAGEEAVFAVRQDSPLVLGVGDNSYYLGSDVPAFLAYTDRVVYLDDGEFATLRPSGWMVRDGDGDAVEKPVETVEWDVEDTGKSGYDHYMLKEIHEQPRALRQCLSGRVDEQRGEVTLPELDGLATPSSVHLVACGTSYHAALYGAQLFHSLGIHAQAFLASEYATGVPPLGDALVVGITQSGETADTLSALREARARGATTLAVTNVVGSSAARECDYALYIRAGPEIGVAATKTFSSQLVSLNLLVEYLAGDRRPSEERREVLQTLRDLPGRVQQVLDESTAEEIAEEYLGGDGYFFIGRGLNYPVALEGALKFKEITYEHAEGFAAGELKHGTLALVTEQTPVFAVVTGDDVPAQKTLGNVREVESRGAPVIAVTDDDQIERYADASLRVPSGSARVAPVLVNVQLQLVAYWVANALGRSIDKPRNLAKSVTVE; encoded by the coding sequence ATGTGCGGCATCATCGGCTGCGTCGGCCGCGGCGACGAGACGCTCGACGTGTTGGTCGAGGGGCTGTCGAAACTGGAGTACCGCGGCTACGACTCGGCAGGCGTCGCGCTCTCGGACGGCGACATCGACATGAACGTCGTCAAGCGAGCGGGCGAACTCGACGCGCTCCGCGAGGCGCTCTCGGAGCGCTCGGTCAGAGGCCGCGTCGGCATCGGTCACACGCGCTGGAGCACCCACGGGCCGCCGACAGACGAGAACGCGCACCCGCACACCGACTGCACCGGCGCCGTCGCCGTCGTCCACAACGGCATCATCGAGAACTACGACGACCTCCGCGAGGAACTGGAGGCCGAGGGCCACGAGTTCCAAAGCGACACCGACACGGAAGTCGTCCCACATCTCGTCGAGGCGGGAATCGCCGCCGGAGAGTCGCCGGAGGCGGCGTTCCACGCGGCCGTCGACCGCCTCTCGGGGAGTTTCGCGCTCGTCTGCGTCGTCGCGGGCGAGGAGGCGGTGTTCGCCGTCCGACAGGATTCGCCGCTGGTACTGGGCGTCGGTGACAACAGCTACTACCTCGGCAGCGACGTGCCGGCGTTCCTGGCGTACACCGACCGCGTCGTCTACCTCGACGACGGCGAGTTCGCGACGCTGCGACCCTCGGGGTGGATGGTCAGAGACGGCGATGGAGACGCCGTCGAGAAGCCGGTCGAAACCGTCGAGTGGGACGTCGAGGACACGGGAAAAAGCGGCTACGACCACTACATGCTCAAGGAGATTCACGAGCAACCGCGGGCGCTGCGGCAGTGTCTCTCCGGACGCGTCGACGAGCAGCGCGGCGAGGTGACGCTCCCGGAACTCGACGGGTTGGCGACGCCGTCGAGCGTCCACCTCGTCGCCTGCGGCACCTCCTACCACGCGGCGCTGTACGGCGCGCAGTTGTTCCACTCGCTCGGCATCCACGCGCAGGCGTTCCTCGCCAGCGAGTACGCGACGGGTGTCCCCCCGCTGGGCGACGCGCTCGTCGTCGGCATCACGCAGAGCGGCGAGACGGCCGACACGCTGTCGGCGCTCCGGGAAGCACGAGCGCGGGGTGCGACGACGCTCGCGGTGACGAACGTCGTCGGCAGTTCCGCCGCCCGCGAGTGCGACTACGCGCTCTACATCCGGGCGGGGCCGGAAATCGGCGTCGCGGCGACGAAGACGTTCTCCTCGCAGTTGGTCTCCTTGAATCTGCTCGTGGAGTATCTTGCTGGCGACCGCCGCCCCAGCGAGGAACGGCGCGAGGTGTTGCAGACGTTGCGCGACTTACCGGGGCGAGTGCAGCAGGTGCTCGACGAGTCAACCGCCGAGGAGATCGCCGAGGAGTATCTCGGTGGCGACGGCTACTTCTTCATCGGCCGGGGGCTGAACTACCCCGTCGCGCTGGAGGGAGCGCTGAAGTTCAAGGAGATTACGTACGAACACGCCGAAGGGTTCGCCGCGGGCGAGTTGAAACACGGGACGTTGGCGCTCGTCACCGAGCAGACGCCAGTCTTCGCCGTCGTCACCGGCGACGACGTGCCCGCTCAGAAGACGCTCGGCAACGTGCGCGAGGTCGAATCCCGCGGCGCGCCGGTCATCGCCGTCACAGACGACGACCAGATAGAGCGGTACGCCGACGCCTCGCTGCGCGTTCCCTCGGGGTCGGCGCGCGTCGCGCCGGTGCTGGTGAACGTCCAGTTACAGTTGGTCGCCTACTGGGTGGCGAACGCGCTCGGGCGGTCGATCGACAAACCCCGAAACCTTGCGAAAAGCGTGACCGTGGAGTGA
- a CDS encoding sugar phosphate nucleotidyltransferase produces the protein MSIRSAVVLAAGEGRRLRPLTRNRPKPMLPAATRPIIEHVFDALLSAGVTDLHVVVGYKRERVQNHIGPSYENVPVTYHVQEKQLGSGHALSQAADAVDDDFLVVNGDQVVAPQLVQDVVDAHGARTGDEPEDTAATLCVVESERASRYGSVRLDGDRVVELVEQPREGRYRLVNAGVYAFTPSIFEALRKAPTVDGTTALPDAIARLVDGDTSVRGVQSSGYWTDATHPWDLLAATRRLLDDGANVLRSSTADSARADAGVRCYGDGVWVAPGARVHESATLQAPVVVAADCEIGPGTVVGPNVAVGQNATVESNAVVVDSIVDEDTRVGANATLVDCVTGQAVWLGPACVVSGGPADVRVDTRIHQAKRLGAVIGDRVHAEGDVSFDPGTLVGSNTRARTGTTVSGVVDPGSEVVR, from the coding sequence ATGTCTATCCGATCGGCCGTCGTGCTCGCGGCGGGCGAGGGACGGCGTCTCCGTCCACTGACGAGAAACCGTCCGAAGCCGATGCTCCCGGCGGCGACGCGACCCATCATCGAACACGTCTTCGACGCCCTGTTGTCGGCGGGCGTCACCGACCTGCACGTCGTCGTCGGCTACAAGCGCGAACGTGTGCAGAATCACATCGGCCCCTCCTACGAGAACGTTCCCGTCACCTACCACGTCCAGGAGAAACAGTTGGGCAGCGGCCACGCGCTATCGCAAGCGGCCGACGCTGTCGACGACGACTTTCTCGTCGTCAACGGCGACCAGGTGGTCGCGCCGCAACTGGTCCAAGACGTCGTCGACGCGCACGGTGCCCGTACCGGCGACGAACCCGAAGACACCGCGGCGACGCTCTGCGTCGTCGAGAGCGAACGCGCGTCCAGATACGGGTCGGTTCGACTCGACGGCGACCGGGTGGTCGAACTCGTCGAGCAACCGAGAGAGGGTCGCTACCGCCTCGTCAACGCGGGCGTCTACGCGTTTACGCCGTCGATATTCGAGGCGCTCCGGAAGGCGCCGACCGTCGACGGGACGACGGCGCTCCCGGACGCCATCGCCCGACTGGTCGACGGCGATACGTCCGTTCGAGGCGTCCAGTCGTCGGGCTACTGGACCGACGCAACGCACCCGTGGGACCTGCTGGCAGCGACCCGCCGCCTGCTGGACGACGGCGCGAACGTCCTCCGGTCCTCGACGGCGGACAGCGCGCGGGCGGACGCCGGGGTGCGCTGCTACGGCGACGGCGTCTGGGTCGCTCCCGGCGCGCGCGTCCACGAGAGCGCGACGCTGCAAGCGCCCGTCGTCGTCGCCGCCGACTGCGAAATCGGTCCCGGCACAGTCGTCGGCCCGAACGTCGCCGTCGGACAGAACGCGACCGTCGAATCGAACGCCGTCGTCGTCGACTCTATCGTTGATGAGGACACCCGCGTCGGCGCGAACGCGACACTCGTCGACTGCGTCACCGGGCAAGCTGTCTGGCTCGGTCCGGCGTGCGTCGTCAGCGGCGGTCCCGCCGACGTGCGAGTCGATACGCGGATTCACCAGGCAAAGCGCCTCGGCGCGGTTATCGGCGACCGCGTCCACGCCGAGGGCGACGTGAGCTTCGACCCGGGGACGCTCGTCGGGTCGAACACGAGAGCCCGGACGGGGACGACCGTCTCCGGCGTCGTCGATCCGGGTTCGGAGGTGGTTCGCTGA